CAttgcataaaaaaaaatcaaccaatcttaaaacaatttactTCACAACttcaattattaattgTTGACGAATCAGATTTAGTAATTCCCGATCACGGCAGATCACGAAGGCTCTCTAGTCCAGAGATTCTAGCTGACAAAATCTTTCTGTCGTCGTTTATTCAATTGtgtaaaaagaatttgagGATTAATATGGATGACGAAAATGTCGGTGGTATGGGGATTCACTCTCAATTACATGGCAAAGGCTCAATTCCTACAATGGTATTTATGTCTGCATCTAATAGTAAAAATGGtgttaattatttaagTCGATATATAACAGATCAACTCGGGATAATTGGGATCGATAGAAAACATCAATGGTATTGGAACTTAACCAGTACTCCATCAGTTTTTCATTATCTCATAAAAGCTCAAGCTGAaccaaaaacaacaaaGGTCACTTTGACAAATTTGCCATATGAGTTTGTTCGATTCAATAATTCTATGCATAGTATTGGTGACAACAATTTTTCATACAACAATTCAGAGGCTGTCTTACAAATATTTGCACAATCAGTACCTcgaatattaaatatagaAGCCAAGAAGTCAAAACTCGAGAATAACATTTTAAAGTGTGTTATGATTGTACTTCCCAAAGAGTTTAATCCTCACTCTTTTTGCAACCAATATAAAGGGTTTGCTGTGGGTAACCGTTTTTGGCAATGTCGAACACTGTCGACTGAATCGCTAAATTTTTCTACTAACCTTAATAACGTTGTATTTGTTGCAAACCCTTCTGAAATTCGAGGCCTACATTTACCCTCAATTACACACATATTTCATCTTTGGAGTACTTTTTCTGGTGTTGCTTATCAGCATATAGCTGGAAGACTTGGAGCAATGGGTCAAACAGGAAAgatctttaatttcattattccGGACTACTATAAAAgcaatgattttaaaaaaacagattTCCGTCGTTGCATTC
This region of Schizosaccharomyces pombe strain 972h- genome assembly, chromosome: II genomic DNA includes:
- the mrh5 gene encoding RNA helicase, whose amino-acid sequence is MKCCPASILDRFNAIKVINVMGLRLNGRSVPWLLQTRKFINITSPRYTAGRPVILNENQLIRYLPNYTNKGDEEVTRRKKLHEPNGPKFHELPLNQNILDGLSTNFAEYKNSTPLQQRIINALMKSGVSFIVRGWNGSGKSFGAMLSTLSMYFEALKFLKHNPVAGKPVQSGCQVLFIVPNDNLAAQYQFWIERLLHGITEKEELQHIYKILTLTPASLDSFQNRPPYIGITTFPNLQHCIKKNQPILKQFTSQLQLLIVDESDLVIPDHGRSRRLSSPEILADKIFLSSFIQLCKKNLRINMDDENVGGMGIHSQLHGKGSIPTMVFMSASNSKNGVNYLSRYITDQLGIIGIDRKHQWYWNLTSTPSVFHYLIKAQAEPKTTKVTLTNLPYEFVRFNNSMHSIGDNNFSYNNSEAVLQIFAQSVPRILNIEAKKSKLENNILKCVMIVLPKEFNPHSFCNQYKGFAVGNRFWQCRTLSTESLNFSTNLNNVVFVANPSEIRGLHLPSITHIFHLWSTFSGVAYQHIAGRLGAMGQTGKIFNFIIPDYYKSNDFKKTDFRRCILFMLQRVGIRPKSYEFDDEHF